One part of the Nitrosophilus kaiyonis genome encodes these proteins:
- the ruvA gene encoding Holliday junction branch migration protein RuvA: MIVGLIGTIEKKEPTFLHINVNGVIYEVFISINCSSEIKDKNVKLHISHIVREESESLYGFIDINEKKMFDRLLKINGVGPKVAIAICSTFKPNTFAKIVNEKNVSMLKKVPGIGPKSAQRILVELGEFSLEEGALSSSHIEAQMALESLGFKKDQIQKVLQKCESTDTASLVKEALKKIQKI, from the coding sequence TTGATAGTAGGTTTAATTGGAACGATAGAAAAAAAAGAGCCGACATTTTTACATATTAATGTAAATGGTGTAATTTATGAAGTATTTATCTCTATAAATTGTAGCAGTGAGATAAAAGATAAAAATGTAAAGCTTCATATTTCTCACATAGTAAGAGAAGAGAGTGAATCTTTGTATGGTTTTATAGATATTAATGAAAAAAAGATGTTTGATAGATTATTGAAAATTAATGGGGTTGGACCAAAGGTAGCCATAGCTATATGCTCAACTTTCAAACCAAATACTTTTGCAAAAATTGTAAATGAAAAAAATGTATCAATGCTGAAAAAAGTTCCTGGAATTGGACCAAAGAGTGCACAAAGAATATTAGTAGAGCTTGGAGAGTTCTCTTTAGAAGAAGGGGCTCTCTCATCTTCTCATATTGAAGCACAAATGGCTTTAGAATCACTTGGATTTAAAAAAGACCAAATTCAAAAAGTTTTACAAAAATGTGAGTCAACTGATACCGCTTCATTGGTAAAAGAGGCGCTAAAAAAGATACAAAAGATATAA
- a CDS encoding endonuclease V — translation MILIVDVGYKKDKACVVGLEIENFENEKIKNIYKIECKNFAEYIPGKFYKRELPCIIKLIKEYKLNPDIIIIDGYVYLDGFNQKGLGAYLYDKLNRIVKIIGVAKNKYFLISNHFELYRGKSKKPLYITSAGIDFEKAKNIIKNMKGDFRIPNLLKRADKESKDCLN, via the coding sequence GTGATTTTAATAGTTGATGTTGGATATAAAAAAGATAAAGCTTGTGTAGTTGGTTTGGAGATTGAAAATTTTGAAAATGAAAAAATAAAGAATATATATAAAATAGAATGCAAAAATTTTGCAGAGTATATACCTGGTAAATTTTATAAAAGGGAGCTTCCTTGCATTATAAAATTGATAAAAGAGTATAAATTAAATCCAGATATAATTATTATTGATGGATATGTCTATCTTGATGGATTTAATCAAAAAGGATTAGGGGCTTATTTATATGATAAACTAAATAGAATAGTAAAAATTATTGGTGTTGCAAAAAACAAATATTTTTTAATTTCAAATCATTTTGAATTATATAGAGGAAAAAGTAAAAAACCTTTGTATATAACTTCTGCTGGAATTGATTTTGAAAAGGCCAAGAATATAATAAAAAATATGAAAGGGGATTTTAGAATACCAAATCTATTAAAAAGAGCAGATAAAGAATCAAAAGATTGTTTAAATTAA
- a CDS encoding OmpA family protein: MKKKILVSLALVSFLSVGSYADTNKYEVEALGNVEYTDNDLDLESSLKGFGIRGNYRIDDNWLAGLGYQRFSGADYEKSSKDDTDINRYFLNAFYQFNINKSYTPYIIAGLGYQDVKDEIDEFESGTIAQVGIGWKTKITEYLNFLIEGKYIRDFENSANNFAISAGLSIPFGYETKEAPKPKPIKTEAPKDSDNDGVPDVDDKCPDTPEGLIVDPDGCPPDSDGDGVYDYLDKCPNTPSGVKVDKNGCCLDSDNDGVPDYKDKCPNTPEGFQVDKNGCPAIFNFKINFDFDSAKIKPQYFKKIKEFADFLKRNKKYKAEIQGHTDSKGSFEYNLKLSQKRAKAVYDELIKLGIEKDRLSYKGYGETMPIADNSTEEGRAQNRRVEAHLYY, translated from the coding sequence ATGAAAAAGAAAATATTAGTTTCACTTGCTCTTGTAAGCTTTTTAAGCGTTGGAAGTTATGCTGATACAAATAAATATGAGGTAGAAGCATTAGGAAATGTTGAATATACAGATAATGATTTAGACTTAGAATCTTCATTAAAAGGGTTTGGTATAAGAGGAAATTATAGGATTGACGATAATTGGCTTGCAGGACTTGGTTATCAAAGATTTAGTGGTGCTGATTATGAAAAAAGCAGTAAAGATGATACAGATATTAATAGATATTTTTTAAATGCTTTTTATCAATTTAACATAAACAAAAGTTATACTCCATATATTATTGCTGGTTTAGGATATCAAGATGTTAAAGATGAAATAGATGAATTTGAAAGTGGAACAATTGCACAAGTAGGTATTGGTTGGAAGACTAAAATAACTGAATATCTCAATTTTCTTATAGAAGGAAAATATATTAGAGATTTTGAAAATAGTGCAAATAATTTTGCTATTTCAGCAGGATTATCAATACCTTTTGGATATGAAACCAAAGAAGCACCAAAACCTAAACCTATTAAAACAGAAGCTCCAAAAGATAGTGATAATGATGGTGTACCAGATGTTGATGATAAATGCCCAGATACACCTGAAGGTCTAATTGTTGATCCTGATGGATGTCCGCCTGATAGTGATGGAGACGGAGTATATGACTATCTTGATAAATGTCCAAATACGCCATCTGGAGTAAAAGTTGATAAAAATGGATGCTGTTTAGATAGTGATAATGATGGAGTCCCAGATTATAAAGATAAATGTCCAAATACACCTGAAGGGTTTCAAGTAGATAAAAATGGGTGTCCAGCAATATTTAATTTTAAAATAAATTTTGATTTTGATAGTGCAAAAATAAAACCTCAATATTTCAAGAAAATCAAAGAGTTTGCTGATTTTCTAAAAAGAAATAAAAAATATAAAGCTGAGATTCAAGGCCACACAGATAGTAAAGGTTCATTTGAATATAACCTAAAATTATCTCAAAAAAGAGCAAAAGCTGTTTATGATGAACTTATAAAATTAGGAATTGAAAAAGATAGACTCTCTTACAAAGGCTATGGCGAAACTATGCCAATTGCCGATAATTCTACTGAAGAAGGAAGAGCACAAAATAGAAGAGTTGAAGCTCATCTATATTATTAA
- a CDS encoding trimeric intracellular cation channel family protein — MTFLDIAEIIGIAAFALSGFWVAVEEKLDLLGLFIISFLTALGGGIIRDVIVNKIPYSFINFLPSIVVILVILIALILKLQKNIDFKKRKIFIFSDSIGLVSFSVSGSLIGLDAKLNYFGVVLLALITAVGGGILRDVLLNRVPMILKAEFYGTIAIIIGTFLYIMNTFSYLNIFTLSTIFILGLILRLLAYFKKWHLPKI; from the coding sequence TTGACTTTTTTAGACATAGCTGAAATTATAGGTATTGCAGCATTTGCTTTAAGTGGATTTTGGGTTGCTGTTGAAGAGAAACTGGATTTATTGGGTCTTTTTATAATCTCTTTTTTAACTGCACTTGGTGGAGGGATAATCAGAGATGTTATAGTTAACAAAATCCCATACTCATTTATAAATTTTTTACCTTCTATTGTAGTTATTTTAGTAATTTTAATTGCATTGATTTTGAAACTTCAAAAAAATATTGATTTTAAAAAAAGAAAAATTTTTATTTTTAGCGATTCGATTGGTCTTGTATCTTTTTCTGTTTCTGGGTCTTTGATAGGATTGGATGCGAAATTAAATTATTTTGGTGTAGTTCTTTTAGCATTAATAACTGCAGTTGGTGGAGGAATATTAAGAGATGTATTGTTAAATAGGGTTCCTATGATTTTAAAAGCTGAATTTTATGGCACTATAGCTATTATCATAGGAACATTTTTATATATTATGAATACTTTTTCATATTTAAATATTTTTACTTTATCTACAATTTTTATTTTGGGATTAATTCTTAGACTATTGGCATATTTTAAAAAATGGCATCTTCCAAAAATCTAA
- the cysS gene encoding cysteine--tRNA ligase has protein sequence MRIFDSSLKKEVELIPIKDKEVRIYVCGPTVYDDAHLGHARSSIVFDLLRRFLILKGYKVTFMKNFTDIDDKIIKKVKETEKSLEEITQYYIKRYLEDMEALGVLRADIEPKATQSLDAMFDMIERLLEKGCAYRTDDGDIYFDTSKDKNYCSLSHKCDEEGLSRIEPNPKKRNPADFALWKACKNEEDICFESPFGRGRPGWHIECSAMIYKYLAYKDEEYQIDIHGGGADLFFPHHENEAAQTRCAYNQKLAKYWMHNGFVTISGEKMSKSLGNSFFIKDALKVYDGEILRFYLLSTHYRSSLNFNEEDLLNSKKRLDKLYRLKKRVFDVNESEIDDSFKLSLFEALDDDLNISKALSVIDEFISNANEYLDKNPKDKNYKKTVKANIDFIDKLLGVGNKNPFEYFQIGIDENRKKEIEKLIEERAKAKKEKNYEKADLIREKLLKMGISIMDTPQGTFWEKI, from the coding sequence ATGCGTATATTTGATAGCTCTTTAAAAAAAGAGGTAGAGTTAATCCCTATAAAAGACAAAGAAGTTAGAATTTATGTATGTGGTCCAACTGTTTATGATGATGCTCATTTAGGTCATGCAAGAAGCTCAATAGTTTTTGATCTTTTAAGAAGATTTCTTATTTTAAAAGGTTATAAAGTTACCTTTATGAAAAATTTTACAGATATTGATGACAAAATTATAAAAAAAGTTAAAGAAACTGAGAAATCTTTAGAAGAGATTACACAATATTACATAAAAAGATATCTTGAAGATATGGAAGCTCTTGGTGTTTTAAGAGCAGATATTGAGCCAAAAGCGACCCAAAGTCTTGATGCAATGTTTGATATGATAGAAAGACTTTTAGAAAAAGGGTGTGCTTATAGAACAGATGATGGAGATATATATTTTGATACATCAAAAGATAAAAATTACTGCTCTCTTTCACATAAATGCGATGAAGAGGGTTTAAGTAGAATTGAGCCAAATCCAAAAAAAAGAAACCCTGCAGATTTTGCATTATGGAAAGCGTGTAAAAATGAAGAGGATATATGTTTTGAATCACCTTTTGGAAGAGGAAGACCAGGCTGGCATATAGAGTGCTCAGCAATGATTTATAAATATCTTGCATATAAAGATGAAGAGTATCAGATAGATATTCATGGAGGTGGTGCTGATCTATTTTTTCCACATCATGAAAATGAAGCGGCTCAAACAAGATGTGCATATAATCAAAAACTTGCAAAATATTGGATGCATAATGGATTTGTAACCATTAGTGGGGAAAAAATGAGTAAAAGTCTTGGTAACAGCTTTTTTATAAAAGATGCTTTAAAAGTATATGATGGCGAGATACTTAGATTTTATCTACTTTCAACTCATTATAGAAGTTCACTCAATTTTAATGAAGAGGATCTTTTAAATTCAAAAAAAAGACTTGATAAACTTTATAGGCTTAAAAAAAGAGTTTTTGATGTAAATGAATCTGAAATAGATGATAGTTTCAAGTTATCTTTATTTGAAGCTTTAGATGATGATTTAAATATATCAAAAGCATTGTCTGTAATAGATGAATTTATCTCAAATGCAAATGAATATCTTGATAAAAATCCAAAAGACAAAAATTATAAAAAAACAGTTAAAGCAAATATCGATTTTATCGATAAATTATTAGGTGTTGGGAATAAAAACCCATTTGAATATTTCCAAATCGGAATCGATGAAAACAGAAAAAAAGAGATAGAAAAACTCATTGAAGAAAGAGCAAAAGCGAAAAAAGAGAAAAATTATGAAAAGGCAGATTTAATCAGAGAAAAACTCTTAAAAATGGGTATATCTATTATGGATACACCTCAGGGAACCTTTTGGGAGAAGATTTAA
- the murJ gene encoding murein biosynthesis integral membrane protein MurJ: MFKKIFTNSFGILFSRILGFIRDLLTASILGANIYSDIFFVAFKFPNLFRRIFAEGAFTQSFLPSFISSKHKNLFAFSIFIRFFSIILIFSILVTIFSPIFTKMIAIGFDENLILQAAPYVAINFYYLDFIFCVTFLAALLQYKEHFATTAFSTALLNLSLIASLILFKNSEKSDIVLAMSIAVLIGGFLQFLSHLYMAKKLNILKRLVLACKGFKKKSQIVKNDLNRFYKNFFPAILGNSTAQISAFLDTWLASFLVSGSISYLYYANRVFQLPLALFAIATATALFPTVSKNIKRKDYEKALFHMKKSFWFLTFILSISTLGGIFLSKEIVWLLFERGSFTSQDTINTSAVLSMYLIGLLPYGLNKLFSLWLYANHKQLIAAKIATYSLITNILLSIILIFFLKAAGLALASSIAGFVLFIFTIKEFGVKKFLDIISTKIAFILLILLIIESIFLYFIKGFIDAYI, translated from the coding sequence ATGTTTAAAAAGATTTTTACAAATAGTTTTGGAATCCTTTTTTCAAGAATACTTGGATTTATAAGAGACCTTCTTACTGCTTCTATATTAGGAGCTAACATATATAGCGATATATTCTTTGTTGCTTTTAAATTTCCAAATCTATTTAGAAGAATTTTTGCTGAAGGTGCATTTACCCAAAGTTTTTTACCCTCTTTTATCTCATCAAAACATAAAAATCTTTTTGCTTTTTCTATTTTTATAAGATTTTTTTCTATTATCTTAATTTTCTCTATTTTAGTAACTATTTTTTCTCCAATATTTACTAAAATGATTGCAATTGGATTTGATGAAAATCTTATCTTACAAGCTGCCCCTTATGTTGCAATAAATTTTTATTATCTTGATTTTATATTTTGTGTTACTTTTTTAGCTGCACTTCTTCAATATAAAGAGCATTTTGCTACAACCGCTTTTTCTACTGCTCTTTTAAATCTATCATTAATAGCTTCTTTGATACTTTTTAAAAATAGTGAAAAAAGTGATATTGTATTAGCTATGAGTATTGCTGTTTTAATTGGGGGCTTTTTACAATTTTTATCCCATCTTTATATGGCAAAAAAATTAAATATTTTAAAAAGGTTAGTGTTAGCGTGTAAAGGTTTTAAAAAAAAGAGTCAAATAGTAAAAAATGATTTAAATAGATTTTATAAAAATTTTTTTCCTGCAATTTTAGGAAATTCAACAGCCCAAATATCTGCATTTTTAGATACTTGGCTTGCATCATTTTTAGTTAGCGGCTCAATTAGTTATCTTTACTATGCAAATAGAGTTTTTCAGCTTCCTTTAGCTCTTTTTGCAATTGCTACTGCAACAGCTCTTTTCCCAACTGTTTCTAAAAATATAAAAAGAAAAGATTATGAAAAAGCTCTTTTTCATATGAAAAAGAGTTTTTGGTTTTTAACTTTTATTTTGTCTATTTCAACACTTGGTGGTATATTTTTATCAAAAGAGATTGTTTGGCTTTTGTTTGAAAGAGGCTCTTTCACTTCTCAAGATACAATAAACACATCAGCAGTTTTATCTATGTATCTCATAGGCCTTTTGCCTTATGGATTAAATAAACTATTTTCATTATGGCTATATGCAAACCATAAACAGCTCATAGCTGCTAAAATTGCAACATACTCGCTGATTACCAATATTTTATTATCAATTATTTTAATCTTTTTTTTAAAAGCTGCAGGATTAGCACTCGCTTCAAGTATAGCAGGATTTGTGCTTTTTATATTTACAATTAAAGAGTTTGGTGTAAAAAAGTTTTTAGATATAATTTCAACTAAAATTGCATTTATTTTGCTTATTTTACTGATAATTGAATCCATTTTTTTATATTTTATAAAAGGTTTTATTGATGCGTATATTTGA
- a CDS encoding DUF4197 domain-containing protein has product MKKIILISAILLTLNAGFFDSLKKFFPSESKNSTIQNSNLSQYEISSGLKEALQKGVEYAVENLGKTDGFWKNTKVKIPLPNSLQKVATYLKKAGFEKYVDEFELSLNRAAEKATPKTAEIFINVIKNMSIEDAKKILKGGDNAATLYLREKTQDKLYSLIYPIVKENIDKVGSIKYYNQIKEIYNKYAKPYTKNQTFSSIKNMFFNNKKQKNELDEFSQKDIYEYTTSKTLDGIFKMIEEEEKKIRKNPVERTTTLLKKVFS; this is encoded by the coding sequence ATGAAAAAAATTATTTTAATTTCTGCAATATTATTAACTCTTAATGCTGGTTTTTTTGACTCACTAAAAAAATTTTTTCCATCAGAATCAAAAAATAGCACTATACAAAACTCAAATCTTAGCCAATATGAAATATCCTCAGGATTAAAAGAAGCTTTACAAAAAGGTGTAGAGTATGCTGTTGAAAATCTAGGAAAAACAGATGGTTTTTGGAAAAATACAAAAGTAAAAATTCCTTTGCCAAATAGTTTGCAAAAAGTAGCCACATATCTTAAAAAAGCTGGGTTTGAAAAATATGTAGATGAGTTTGAATTGTCTTTAAATAGAGCAGCAGAAAAAGCTACTCCAAAAACTGCAGAAATTTTTATTAATGTTATTAAAAATATGAGTATTGAAGATGCTAAAAAAATTCTAAAAGGCGGCGATAATGCGGCTACACTATATCTACGAGAAAAAACTCAAGATAAACTATACTCTTTAATTTATCCAATTGTAAAAGAAAACATTGATAAAGTAGGAAGTATAAAATATTATAATCAAATCAAAGAGATATATAATAAATATGCAAAACCATATACAAAAAATCAAACTTTTTCTTCTATTAAAAATATGTTTTTTAATAACAAAAAACAAAAAAATGAATTAGATGAATTTAGCCAAAAAGATATTTATGAATATACAACATCTAAAACATTAGATGGAATATTTAAAATGATTGAAGAGGAAGAGAAAAAAATAAGAAAAAATCCTGTTGAGAGAACAACTACACTTCTTAAGAAAGTATTTAGTTGA
- a CDS encoding D-alanine--D-alanine ligase, with product MVYAIIFGGSSYEHEISIVSAIVLKEKIKEKKIFIFIDENRNFYLIDEKDMKAKYFSSKNYKNSPILHLKKGGFYQKALLKEKRVDFDVAINLVHGRDGEDGKLASLFDFFEIDYIGPRIEASVISYNKHFTKMYAEELGIKVIDYQIINKDNIVPLKFEYPVIIKPLRLGSSIGVSIVRDDDELSYALDVAFEFDDEVIVEPFIEGIKEYNLAGCKAGSFIFSIVEEPKKSEFLDFEKKYLDFSRSEKVEAAKIQDDLEKRLKEAFIKIYDPIFSGALIRCDFFVKNGDIYLNEINPIPGSLANYLFEDFNTVLNRLSSNLVKEKKIKIDYNYIHSIHGMKNK from the coding sequence TTGGTATATGCAATTATTTTTGGCGGAAGTAGCTATGAGCATGAGATTAGCATTGTAAGTGCGATTGTATTAAAAGAGAAAATTAAAGAAAAAAAGATATTTATCTTTATAGATGAAAATAGAAATTTTTATCTTATCGATGAAAAAGATATGAAAGCAAAATATTTTAGTAGTAAAAATTATAAAAATTCTCCAATTTTACATTTAAAAAAGGGTGGTTTTTATCAAAAAGCACTTTTAAAAGAGAAAAGAGTAGATTTTGATGTTGCTATAAATCTTGTTCATGGAAGAGATGGTGAAGATGGAAAATTAGCTTCACTTTTTGATTTTTTTGAAATAGATTATATTGGGCCAAGAATAGAAGCAAGTGTAATAAGTTATAACAAACATTTTACTAAAATGTATGCCGAAGAGCTTGGTATAAAAGTCATTGACTATCAAATAATTAATAAAGATAATATTGTGCCTTTAAAATTTGAATATCCGGTAATTATTAAACCTTTAAGACTTGGTAGTAGTATAGGTGTAAGTATAGTTAGAGATGATGATGAATTGAGTTATGCTTTAGATGTTGCATTTGAGTTTGATGATGAGGTAATTGTTGAGCCATTTATTGAGGGTATTAAAGAGTACAATCTTGCTGGATGTAAAGCGGGTAGTTTTATATTTTCTATTGTAGAAGAGCCAAAAAAAAGTGAATTTTTAGATTTTGAGAAAAAGTATCTTGATTTTTCAAGGTCAGAAAAAGTTGAAGCTGCAAAAATTCAAGATGATTTAGAAAAAAGATTAAAAGAGGCTTTTATAAAAATATATGATCCTATTTTTAGTGGCGCATTAATTAGATGCGATTTTTTTGTAAAAAATGGAGATATATATTTAAATGAGATAAATCCAATTCCAGGAAGTCTTGCAAATTATCTATTTGAAGATTTTAATACAGTTTTAAATAGATTATCTTCTAATTTAGTAAAAGAGAAAAAGATAAAAATAGATTATAACTATATCCATTCTATTCATGGAATGAAGAATAAATGA
- a CDS encoding NAD(P)/FAD-dependent oxidoreductase produces MKNYDIIILGAGASGLMCASFLKNSNFAIIEHNSDIGEKIKISGGGKCNITNRYLSPKNYLGDKDIIKNILDEFSNEDLLKWVKSKGCNLILKKERQYFCEKSSKDLINIFKKEIKSKNIFLNHEIKEVFLKNGVFTIKTDKNLFSSKILIVATGGLSYKKIGATDIGFEIAKKFNHKILPLKPALVGFTVQKEQFWFKNLSGISFRAKVKIKDKIFSDDILFTHKGISGPAILNASLYWDKGNIEIDFLNGKSLRNYLKNPNKIISTQLNLPKRFIKEFLKSINTEDKKVKDLTKEDVNKLNLLLNYKFAPAGTFGFERAEVTKGGVDTNELDNNLMSKKIKNLFFIGEVVNVTGELGGYNFQWAFSSAVKVARYLNSNIKKD; encoded by the coding sequence ATGAAAAACTATGATATTATAATTCTTGGGGCTGGTGCTTCAGGACTTATGTGCGCTTCTTTTTTAAAGAATAGTAATTTTGCCATTATTGAACATAATAGTGATATTGGAGAAAAAATAAAAATTTCTGGTGGTGGAAAATGTAATATTACCAATAGATATTTATCTCCAAAAAACTATCTTGGAGATAAAGATATTATAAAAAATATTTTAGACGAATTTTCAAATGAAGATCTTTTAAAATGGGTAAAAAGTAAAGGATGTAATCTTATTTTAAAAAAAGAGAGACAATATTTTTGTGAAAAATCTTCTAAAGACCTTATAAATATTTTTAAAAAAGAGATAAAAAGTAAAAATATTTTTCTAAATCATGAAATAAAAGAGGTTTTTTTAAAAAATGGAGTTTTTACAATTAAAACAGATAAAAATCTATTTAGCTCAAAGATTTTAATAGTTGCTACTGGAGGATTAAGTTATAAAAAGATTGGGGCAACTGATATAGGATTTGAGATTGCTAAAAAATTTAATCATAAGATATTGCCATTAAAACCTGCATTAGTAGGATTTACAGTTCAAAAAGAGCAGTTTTGGTTTAAAAATCTAAGTGGGATAAGTTTTAGGGCAAAAGTAAAAATAAAAGATAAAATCTTTAGTGATGATATTCTTTTTACTCACAAAGGTATCAGCGGTCCAGCAATATTAAATGCTTCATTATATTGGGATAAAGGAAATATTGAGATAGATTTTTTAAATGGAAAAAGTTTGAGAAATTATTTAAAAAATCCAAATAAAATTATTTCTACTCAGCTAAATCTACCTAAAAGATTTATTAAAGAGTTTTTAAAAAGTATTAATACAGAAGATAAAAAAGTAAAAGATTTAACTAAAGAAGATGTGAATAAATTAAATCTCCTTTTAAATTATAAATTTGCTCCTGCTGGAACTTTTGGTTTTGAAAGGGCAGAAGTTACAAAAGGCGGAGTTGATACTAATGAATTAGATAACAATCTTATGAGCAAAAAAATTAAAAATCTATTTTTTATCGGTGAAGTTGTAAATGTGACAGGCGAGTTAGGAGGGTACAATTTTCAATGGGCTTTTAGCAGTGCAGTTAAGGTTGCAAGATATTTAAATAGTAATATAAAAAAAGATTGA